The Scyliorhinus canicula unplaced genomic scaffold, sScyCan1.1, whole genome shotgun sequence genome window below encodes:
- the LOC119961547 gene encoding zinc finger protein 229-like yields MEKPSICGDSGKGYRVPSELETHRRSHIGDRPFTCSQCGQGFTQLSSLQRHQQIHTGERLFTCSVCGKGFTQLSSLQTHQRVHTGERPFTCSQCGKGFIDSSTLRRHQRVHNGERPFTCSQCGKGFINSCNLWKHQQIHTGERPFTCSQCGKGFTQLSTLQRHQRVHAGERPFTCSQCGKGFIDSSTLLRHQRIHTGERPFTCSHCGKGFIDSSTLLRHQRVHTGERPFTCSQCGKGFTQLSSLQTHRRVHTGEKPFTCSQCGKGFTQLTNLQTHQRVHTGERPFTCPQCGEGFIHSSNLQSHQRLHTGERPFTCSQCGKGFTWLSSLQRHQRVHTGERPFTCSQCGKGFLHSSNLRRHQQVHTGEKPFTCS; encoded by the coding sequence atGGAAAAACCATCGATATGCGGGGACTCTGGGAAGGGATACAGAGTCCCATCAGAGCTggagactcatcgacgcagtcacattggggataggccgttcacctgctctcagtgtgggcagggattcactcagttatccagcctgcagagacatcagcaaattcacactggggagagactattcacctgctccgtgtgtgggaagggattcactcagttatccagtctgcagacacaccagcgagttcacacaggcgagaggccattcacctgctctcagtgtgggaagggattcattgattcatccaccctgcggagacatcagcgagttcacaatggggaaagaccattcacctgctctcagtgtgggaagggattcattaattcatgcaacctgtggaaacatcagcaaattcacactggggagaggccattcacctgctctcagtgtgggaagggattcacacagttatccaccctgcagagacatcagcgagttcacgctggggagaggccattcacctgctctcagtgtgggaagggattcattgattcatccaccttgctgagacatcagcgaattcacactggggagaggccattcacctgctctcattgtgggaagggattcattgattcatccaccttgctgagacatcagcgagttcacactggggagagaccgttcacctgctctcagtgtgggaagggattcactcagttatccagtctgcagacacaccggcgagttcacactggggagaaaccattcacctgctctcagtgtgggaagggattcacacagttaaccaacctgcagacacaccaacgagttcacactggggagaggccattcacctgccctcagtgtggggagggattcattcattcatccaacctgcagtcacaccagcgacttcacactggggagagaccattcacctgctctcagtgtgggaagggattcacttggttatccagtctgcagagacatcagcgagttcacactggggagaggccattcacctgctctcagtgtgggaagggattccttcattcatccaacctgcggagacaccagcaagttcacactggggagaaaccattcacctgctcttag